In one Corallococcus sp. EGB genomic region, the following are encoded:
- a CDS encoding phage tail tape measure protein — protein MALNNLGLGFVFTARDLASGAIGNLERNFMSLDRRVGLGTENIQSAFQQLGVGLAVFTAGAATVGAAFSLANAAGRFEQAVASAGAIAGATAEELTRLHDAAIEAGLATQFSPTQATQALQDLAAAGFNVTESVRLLNPVLDLAAGSLGQLTPSQAAGLASQAMKAFGLSIDEASISVDRMLQAVNVFALDASELPLALGTASRGAQALHQSLSETLISLGLVKNVVPGVERASTAVAVAMERMADPRVQQALRGVGVSVTDSQNRFRSFLDILGDLAPQLDRMSEAQRSAFLLSTFGREALGGVNAILTQVTNGVRTNTGETLRGAAAIAYLRDQFQNAGGTAARFREQMLNTFEGQKQLLAGSLETLAIVAGEPFAQVFKPIVTIVVDVVNAVLNAFRQLPAPVKRAFAAFVVGGGAVVALVGAVIAAKAGVALLVIGLKAAGITLGGLLATILPAVLIFGVLTAVVAGFVIAFRNNIGGIADFAARVWERIKLAFRGLVQLFEQGGFSGAVREELNRAENAGLKTFLIRVYQIAFRIQRFFQGIGEGFSAAIEAARPVFEAFVGALRRLGEALGLVSSEGANAAAAIPSDDFAAFGRILGQIAGVLVEVFVGALTFVIDVVSSAINAFRSAIAPLTPIFDAVRNAVGLVFQELGKLGAMFGFTSSASGQTGGALDALRSIAEFLGTVIGYVAAGIAGAIGVMVQFVVNRLAVIIAAFRSVVGFIGGVIDIFGGLVTGNWAQVWVGFKKVVLNAINFLAQLLLGFVETIAGVIDTIAGIFGADLGGADAIRSLRQDIERGLLEGVDEVTAGVQLAPQGQTLAALNAATSTMPAVAAMTPAVPASFPMTPAAPPASPPITVNLQVDGTTLATAVHRADRDTATRSFSPVPAY, from the coding sequence ATGGCGCTCAACAACCTTGGCCTCGGCTTCGTCTTCACCGCGCGCGACCTCGCCTCGGGCGCTATCGGCAACCTCGAGCGCAACTTCATGAGCCTCGACCGCCGGGTCGGGCTCGGCACCGAGAACATCCAGAGCGCGTTCCAGCAGCTCGGCGTGGGGCTCGCCGTCTTCACGGCCGGCGCCGCGACCGTGGGGGCCGCGTTCTCGCTCGCCAACGCGGCGGGCCGCTTCGAGCAGGCCGTCGCCTCGGCAGGCGCCATCGCGGGCGCGACGGCCGAGGAGCTGACCCGGCTCCACGACGCCGCCATCGAAGCGGGCCTCGCCACGCAGTTCTCGCCGACGCAGGCGACGCAGGCGCTGCAGGACCTGGCCGCCGCCGGCTTCAACGTCACCGAGTCGGTCCGCCTCCTGAACCCCGTGCTCGACCTCGCGGCGGGCTCGCTTGGCCAGCTCACCCCGTCGCAAGCTGCGGGGCTCGCCTCCCAGGCGATGAAGGCGTTTGGTCTGTCCATCGACGAGGCGTCCATCTCGGTCGACCGGATGCTGCAGGCGGTCAACGTGTTCGCGCTCGATGCGAGCGAGCTCCCGCTCGCCCTCGGCACCGCCTCGCGCGGCGCGCAGGCGCTCCATCAGTCGCTCTCCGAGACGCTCATCTCGCTGGGTCTCGTGAAGAACGTCGTGCCCGGCGTCGAGCGCGCCTCCACCGCCGTCGCGGTCGCGATGGAGCGGATGGCCGATCCCCGGGTGCAGCAGGCGCTGCGCGGCGTGGGCGTATCGGTGACGGACTCGCAGAACCGCTTCCGCAGCTTCCTCGACATCCTCGGCGACCTCGCCCCCCAGCTCGATCGCATGAGCGAGGCGCAGCGGTCGGCGTTCCTGCTCTCGACCTTCGGCCGCGAGGCGCTCGGAGGCGTGAACGCCATCCTCACGCAGGTCACCAACGGCGTGCGCACGAACACCGGCGAGACGCTGCGCGGCGCCGCGGCGATCGCCTACCTCCGCGACCAGTTCCAGAACGCCGGGGGCACGGCAGCGCGCTTCCGCGAGCAGATGCTCAACACCTTCGAGGGCCAGAAGCAACTCCTCGCGGGCTCGCTCGAGACCCTCGCCATCGTCGCGGGCGAGCCATTCGCGCAGGTCTTCAAGCCGATCGTGACGATCGTCGTCGACGTCGTGAACGCCGTCCTCAACGCGTTCCGGCAGCTCCCGGCACCGGTGAAGCGGGCTTTCGCGGCCTTCGTGGTGGGCGGAGGCGCCGTCGTGGCGCTGGTCGGCGCGGTCATCGCCGCCAAGGCTGGGGTCGCGCTGCTCGTCATCGGGCTCAAGGCGGCGGGCATCACGCTCGGCGGGCTGCTCGCGACCATCCTGCCGGCGGTGCTCATCTTCGGCGTGCTCACGGCCGTGGTCGCCGGCTTCGTCATCGCCTTCCGAAACAACATCGGCGGCATCGCCGACTTCGCCGCGCGCGTGTGGGAGCGCATCAAGCTCGCCTTCCGAGGGCTCGTGCAGCTCTTCGAGCAGGGAGGCTTCTCCGGCGCCGTCCGGGAGGAGCTGAACCGCGCGGAGAACGCAGGTCTCAAGACGTTCCTCATCCGCGTCTACCAGATCGCCTTCCGCATCCAGCGCTTCTTCCAGGGCATCGGTGAGGGGTTCAGCGCGGCGATCGAGGCCGCTCGGCCCGTGTTCGAGGCCTTCGTCGGCGCGCTGCGCAGGCTTGGCGAGGCGCTCGGGCTCGTGTCCAGCGAGGGCGCCAACGCGGCCGCCGCCATCCCCTCGGACGACTTCGCCGCGTTCGGACGCATCCTCGGGCAGATCGCCGGCGTCCTCGTCGAGGTCTTCGTCGGGGCGCTCACCTTCGTCATCGATGTCGTCTCGAGCGCCATCAACGCATTCCGCTCGGCGATAGCGCCGCTGACGCCCATCTTCGACGCGGTCCGCAATGCCGTGGGGCTCGTGTTTCAGGAACTCGGCAAGCTCGGCGCGATGTTCGGGTTCACGTCCAGCGCCAGCGGGCAGACGGGCGGCGCGCTCGACGCCCTCCGCTCGATCGCCGAGTTCCTCGGGACGGTCATCGGCTACGTCGCCGCCGGTATCGCGGGTGCGATCGGCGTGATGGTCCAGTTCGTCGTCAACCGACTTGCCGTCATCATCGCGGCCTTCCGTTCGGTCGTCGGCTTCATCGGCGGCGTCATCGACATCTTCGGCGGGCTCGTGACAGGCAACTGGGCGCAGGTATGGGTCGGCTTCAAGAAGGTGGTCCTCAACGCCATCAACTTCCTGGCGCAGCTCCTGCTCGGCTTCGTCGAGACGATCGCTGGCGTCATCGACACCATCGCGGGCATCTTCGGCGCCGACCTCGGAGGGGCAGACGCGATCCGCAGCCTACGCCAGGACATCGAGCGCGGGCTGCTCGAGGGCGTCGACGAGGTCACGGCAGGCGTGCAGCTCGCGCCTCAGGGCCAGACGCTCGCCGCCCTCAACGCGGCCACCTCGACCATGCCCGCCGTCGCCGCGATGACGCCTGCAGTGCCCGCGTCGTTCCCGATGACGCCCGCCGCGCCGCCCGCGTCACCGCCCATCACGGTCAACCTCCAGGTGGACGGCACCACGCTCGCCACCGCGGTCCATCGAGCGGACCGCGACACGGCCACCCGCTCGTTCTCGCCGGTCCCGGCGTACTGA